From Polynucleobacter paludilacus:
GGTTTTCACTTTGTACTTGCCAGCAAACTCAACTGAACGAATCTGCAGTACTTTCGATCCCAGACTGGCCATCTCTAACATCTCTTCAAACGTGATGCGATCTAGGCGTCGCGCATCCTCACACACCCGAGGGTCCGTGGTGTAAACACCATCAACATCGGTATAGATCAAGCACTCATCTGCTTTCAGGGCAGCGGCCATTGCAACCGCGGAGGTATCAGAACCACCGCGACCTAGGGTCGTGATATTGCCTTGTGGATCAACCCCCTGAAATCCTGTTACGACAACTGCTCTACCAGCATTGAGATCTGCCAGGATTTTTTGATCATCAATGCCCATGATGCGGGCCTTGGTAAATGCAGAATCAGTATGAATAGTCACTTGCCAACCGGCATAACTAATAGCATCCACACCTTCCTTCAGCAAGGCCAAGGCGAGCAAGCCAGAGCTCACCTGCTCTCCGGTTGAGGCAATTTGGTCTAGCTCTCTTGGATTAGCCTGAGGATTGATTTCTTTTGCTAAGCCTAATAGACGATTGGTTTCTCCTGACATAGCGGAAGGTACAACCACGACTTGATGGCCCGCACGCATCCACTTGGCTACGCGTTTCGCCACATTCTGAATGCGCTCGACCGAGCCCATTGATGTACCGCCATATTTGTGAACAATTAAAGCCATAAAACTCAATATAACCGTTTGTATAAAGGGTCTATTTTACTCGGTTTTGAGCTGTATTCGCTGGCTGCCACTCGGGCAAAACCCTTTTGCCGCTGGTCGATAGATGGGGGAAGCTGGTGCCAAGCCCCGCTACGGCGATCAGCTCCCCATTAATAAAGAGCAATGGAGCCTGACGTTGCCATGGTGGAACGTCATTTTCTTGAAAGAGATTTTTGAGCGTTTTGCGAGGGGTATTTGCCTTCAGTTGCAAGCGCTCTGCGCCCGACCGCGGCCTCTCCTCAATCCCTTCAGAAGCGATGGCCTGATTGACATACTCAAGGGACAAACCCAAGGCTTTGCTTCTCACCGGGAGCGGTGTAAAAAGCCATTGACCCCAGCTTGGATGTGAAGAAATTTGCAGGACGCTTAGTTGATTGCGCCAAAGCACGATTTCGTGATCATCATGCAACCACTTCAGCTGAGCATGGGCTCCGACTTTTTTAAGATCATTCCACCAAGCCTGCAATCGTTCTTGAGATGGCATTGCCAAGTGTTGCTGCTTAAGCCAATAGCGCACAACATTATTTGCAGCTGCTAAGTCTTGCTTTTCTAATTGCAGCAAAGGTTTCAGTTTGAGATGGTCTTGATTCAGAATGATTTTGCCATCTGTTTGAGCAAGACGATCGAGCAAGACTTGCGCATCACTAAGCAGTTGCGCACTGCGTGCCAGATTGCTGACTGCTTCTGGCTGAATTTTTGCGAGACGCGGAATAATCTCTTGACGAAGGGCATTGCGTCGATAGCGGGTATGGAGATTGCTGGGATCGTCAATCCATTTCAAACGATGTGTCCTTGCATAAACTTCTAGTGACTCCCTGCTCTCTCCGAGTAAGGGCCGCCAAATCGTAA
This genomic window contains:
- a CDS encoding aspartate kinase, which encodes MALIVHKYGGTSMGSVERIQNVAKRVAKWMRAGHQVVVVPSAMSGETNRLLGLAKEINPQANPRELDQIASTGEQVSSGLLALALLKEGVDAISYAGWQVTIHTDSAFTKARIMGIDDQKILADLNAGRAVVVTGFQGVDPQGNITTLGRGGSDTSAVAMAAALKADECLIYTDVDGVYTTDPRVCEDARRLDRITFEEMLEMASLGSKVLQIRSVEFAGKYKVKTRVLSSLTDPLMPLDQEMKSGTLITFEEDSTMEAAVISGIAFARDEAKITVLGVPDRPGIAYQILGPVADANIDVDVIIQNQSVDGITDFTFTVPRADYQKAMDLLKNKVQSHIQAKEITGDPKVSKVSVVGVGMRSHVGVASKMFRTLSEEGINILMISTSEIKISVVLDEKYLELAVRALHKAFELDQQ
- the tilS gene encoding tRNA lysidine(34) synthetase TilS gives rise to the protein MASSRKLPQNHKSGKRIAVALSGGLDSVVLLDTVCKAQVFQSQKIEHIWVFHIHHGLQKPADQWLEFCEKLSAQYQKKKYPVTFDFRLLHLGDLQNGNIEARARAARYEALADLCAEHHIEDLLLAHHQNDQAETVLLQLLRGAGVAGLSAMPSERLMAESQSPITIWRPLLGESRESLEVYARTHRLKWIDDPSNLHTRYRRNALRQEIIPRLAKIQPEAVSNLARSAQLLSDAQVLLDRLAQTDGKIILNQDHLKLKPLLQLEKQDLAAANNVVRYWLKQQHLAMPSQERLQAWWNDLKKVGAHAQLKWLHDDHEIVLWRNQLSVLQISSHPSWGQWLFTPLPVRSKALGLSLEYVNQAIASEGIEERPRSGAERLQLKANTPRKTLKNLFQENDVPPWQRQAPLLFINGELIAVAGLGTSFPHLSTSGKRVLPEWQPANTAQNRVK